From Columba livia isolate bColLiv1 breed racing homer chromosome 7, bColLiv1.pat.W.v2, whole genome shotgun sequence, one genomic window encodes:
- the MARCHF7 gene encoding E3 ubiquitin-protein ligase MARCHF7 isoform X8, whose product MQRMESKPSRIPRRISVPASSSPLGSRALTGNSLAGAYSARESSRRLESGYQESGVLNSSSRDWGIGEGDTHETPWKLTTSSPTRYSGTLDHPHAGRFLGSRSRLSTSSSSHFTSLCYGESERTQGAYSRLHSQQRDSDSKRPKLSCTSTSSVRNNGLTAFSDSSWRYSRIPRSSSVMLGSLGTELVRERRELERRTDLSVNNLVDHSYRNSDFSSSTYLQDRPASSYAEGARPKESSLSTLRLNASMNRQLPSDHQPSFFNRDSNMSSSRSSYSSRQRRNEFESPQRTMQPAFSLTAIRDETPSSSGSERVLSSRRPLNEPAADSEGRRTTRQLLSRLASTMSSTFFSRRSSQDSLHTRSLSSEESTVVPRVQASTLSSSSGAVTPDVPGLQTSEASQGFSFLRRRWGLSGVSQNHNSDSDGESYRPDSESRSTGSWLSSSLRNRCTPLFSRRRREGRDESARISTSDTAARSQHVFRRREPGEETSLEASDSSPRASVSRSPTPAVSGVPTATASPPDSAHSRRSSGILPGSLFRFAVPPALGSSLSDNLMITVDIIPSGWNQSDGQESGKSRVPPSRDPERLQKIKESLLLEDSEDEEGDLCRICQMSSASSDNLLIEPCKCTGSLQYVHQECMKKWLQSKINSGSSLEAVTTCELCKEKLHLNLEDFDIHELYRAHANEQADYELISSGLYLVVLLHLCEQRFSDMLGTASEASTRVRFINLARTLQAHMEDIEISEDDSED is encoded by the exons ATGCAAAGAATGGAGTCAAAACCCTCAAGAATTCCTCGAAGGATATCTGTTCCGGCCTCCAGCTCTCCACTAGGATCTAGAGCATTGACTGGAAACAGTTTAGCTGGTGCATATAGTGCAAGAGAATCTTCACGGAGATTAGAATCTGGATACCAG GAGTCCGGTGTGTTGAATAGTTCCAGTAGAGACTGGGGAATTGGAGAAGGAGACACCCACGAAACTCCTTGGAAGCTTACAACGTCCTCTCCAACTCGCTACTCAGGGACACTTGATCATCCACATGCTGGAAGATTTTTGGGAAGCAGAAGCAGACTG tCTACGTCGTCTTCCTCTCATTTTACATCTCTGTGTTATGGTGAGTCTGAGAGAACTCAGGGAGCATACTCAAGACTGCACAGCCAGCAGCGAGATAGCGATTCAAAGAGACCGAAGCTGTCTTGTACATCTACCTCTTCCGTGAGAAATAATGGCTTGACTGCCTTTTCAG atTCCTCTTGGAGGTACAGTAGGATTCCTAGATCTTCTTCAGTGATGCTTGGCTCCCTTGGAACTGAGCTGGTGAGAGAGCGAAgagagttagaaagaagaacagaTCTGTCTGTTAATAACCTGGTGGATCACAGCTACAGAAACAGTGACTTTTCATCTTCAACGT ATCTTCAAGACAGACCTGCCTCTTCGTATGCGGAGGGAGCAAGACCAAAAGAGAGCTCATTAAGCACTTTGAGGCTGAATGCATCCATGAACCGCCAGTTGCCTTCTGATCATCAGCCATCCTTTTTCAACAGAGACTCTAACATGAGCTCTTCAAGATCCAGCTATTCTTCAAGACAAAGGAGAAATGAATTTGAATCTCCCCAGAGGACCATGCAGCCAGCATTTTCTCTTACTGCCATTAGAGACGAAACTCCTTCCTCCAGTGGTTCTGAAAGGGTTTTATCTTCTCGGAGGCCATTGAACGAGCCTGCAGCCGACAGCGAAGGGAGGCGCACAACCAGACAGCTGCTGTCTCGTTTAGCATCTACTATGTCATCCACATTTTTCTCTCGACGCTCTAGCCAAGACTCATTGCACACAAGATCATTAAGCTCTGAAGAGTCAACAGTAGTCCCAAGAGTTCAGGCTTCTACCTTATCAAGTAGTAGTGgagctgtgactccagatgttCCAGGACTTCAGACATCTGAAGCTTCTCAGGGATTTAGTTTTCTTAGACGAAGGTGGGGTTTATCAGGAGTTTCACAAAATCATAACTCTGATTCAGATGGGGAAAGTTACAGACCAGACTCTGAAAGCAGGAGCACAGGATCCTGGTTGTCATCATCTTTGAGGAACAGATGTACGCCTCTCTTTTccagaagaagaagagaaggaagagatgaGTCTGCAAGGATCTCTACCTCCGATACAGCTGCTAGGTCACAACATGTCTTCAGAAGAAGAGAGCCAGGTGAGGAGACCTCTCTTGAAGCATCAGATAGCTCTCCTCGGGCTTCTGTTAGCAGATCACCAACGCCTGCAGTATCTGGTGTTCCTACAGCTACTGCCTCCCCACCGGACTCGGCCCACAGCAGGAGAAGTTCTGGAATTCTGCCTGGTTCTCTCTTTCGCTTTGCAGTGCCTCCAGCATTAGGAAGCAGTCTGTCTGACAATCTTATGATAACTGTAGATATTATTCCCTCTGGCTGGAATCAGTCTGATGGACAAGAAAGTGGCAAGTCTAGAGTACCACCTTCAAGAGATCCAGAAAGGCTCCAGAAAATTAAAGAGAG CCTGCTTTTAGAAGATTCTGAAGATGAAGAAGGTGACCTATGCAGAATCTGTCAGATGTCCTCTGCAAGTTCTGACAACCTTTTAATAGAGCCATGCAAATGCACTGGAAGTCTGCAGTATGTTCACCAGGAGTGCATGAAGAAGTGGCTGCAGTCAAAGATTAATTCAG GTTCTTCTTTGGAAGCAGTAACAACGTGTGAGCTGTGCAAGGAGAAGCTGCACCTGAATCTGGAAGACTTTGACATTCATGAGCTCTATAGGGCACATGCTAATGAACAA GCAGACTATGAACTCATCAGCTCCGGTCTCTACCTTGTAGTGTTGTTACACTTGTGTGAGCAGCGCTTTTCTGATATGCTGGGAACTGCCAGTGAGGCCAGCACACGTGTCAGA TTTATTAACCTTGCAAGAACTCTTCAGGCACATATGGAAGATATTGAAA TTTCTGAGGATGATTCTGAAGACTGA
- the MARCHF7 gene encoding E3 ubiquitin-protein ligase MARCHF7 isoform X2, whose amino-acid sequence MQRMESKPSRIPRRISVPASSSPLGSRALTGNSLAGAYSARESSRRLESGYQESGVLNSSSRDWGIGEGDTHETPWKLTTSSPTRYSGTLDHPHAGRFLGSRSRLSTSSSSHFTSLCYGESERTQGAYSRLHSQQRDSDSKRPKLSCTSTSSVRNNGLTAFSDSSWRYSRIPRSSSVMLGSLGTELVRERRELERRTDLSVNNLVDHSYRNSDFSSSTYLQDRPASSYAEGARPKESSLSTLRLNASMNRQLPSDHQPSFFNRDSNMSSSRSSYSSRQRRNEFESPQRTMQPAFSLTAIRDETPSSSGSERVLSSRRPLNEPAADSEGRRTTRQLLSRLASTMSSTFFSRRSSQDSLHTRSLSSEESTVVPRVQASTLSSSSGAVTPDVPGLQTSEASQGFSFLRRRWGLSGVSQNHNSDSDGESYRPDSESRSTGSWLSSSLRNRCTPLFSRRRREGRDESARISTSDTAARSQHVFRRREPGEETSLEASDSSPRASVSRSPTPAVSGVPTATASPPDSAHSRRSSGILPGSLFRFAVPPALGSSLSDNLMITVDIIPSGWNQSDGQESGKSRVPPSRDPERLQKIKESLLLEDSEDEEGDLCRICQMSSASSDNLLIEPCKCTGSLQYVHQECMKKWLQSKINSGSSLEAVTTCELCKEKLHLNLEDFDIHELYRAHANEQADYELISSGLYLVVLLHLCEQRFSDMLGTASEASTRVRFLRMILKTDAGRTLILQETSGIAAEMLNWQEQHQNTFVFFPLLSKKCIDITVVSEALLNSKSTAAQRNSADLRTTQLV is encoded by the exons ATGCAAAGAATGGAGTCAAAACCCTCAAGAATTCCTCGAAGGATATCTGTTCCGGCCTCCAGCTCTCCACTAGGATCTAGAGCATTGACTGGAAACAGTTTAGCTGGTGCATATAGTGCAAGAGAATCTTCACGGAGATTAGAATCTGGATACCAG GAGTCCGGTGTGTTGAATAGTTCCAGTAGAGACTGGGGAATTGGAGAAGGAGACACCCACGAAACTCCTTGGAAGCTTACAACGTCCTCTCCAACTCGCTACTCAGGGACACTTGATCATCCACATGCTGGAAGATTTTTGGGAAGCAGAAGCAGACTG tCTACGTCGTCTTCCTCTCATTTTACATCTCTGTGTTATGGTGAGTCTGAGAGAACTCAGGGAGCATACTCAAGACTGCACAGCCAGCAGCGAGATAGCGATTCAAAGAGACCGAAGCTGTCTTGTACATCTACCTCTTCCGTGAGAAATAATGGCTTGACTGCCTTTTCAG atTCCTCTTGGAGGTACAGTAGGATTCCTAGATCTTCTTCAGTGATGCTTGGCTCCCTTGGAACTGAGCTGGTGAGAGAGCGAAgagagttagaaagaagaacagaTCTGTCTGTTAATAACCTGGTGGATCACAGCTACAGAAACAGTGACTTTTCATCTTCAACGT ATCTTCAAGACAGACCTGCCTCTTCGTATGCGGAGGGAGCAAGACCAAAAGAGAGCTCATTAAGCACTTTGAGGCTGAATGCATCCATGAACCGCCAGTTGCCTTCTGATCATCAGCCATCCTTTTTCAACAGAGACTCTAACATGAGCTCTTCAAGATCCAGCTATTCTTCAAGACAAAGGAGAAATGAATTTGAATCTCCCCAGAGGACCATGCAGCCAGCATTTTCTCTTACTGCCATTAGAGACGAAACTCCTTCCTCCAGTGGTTCTGAAAGGGTTTTATCTTCTCGGAGGCCATTGAACGAGCCTGCAGCCGACAGCGAAGGGAGGCGCACAACCAGACAGCTGCTGTCTCGTTTAGCATCTACTATGTCATCCACATTTTTCTCTCGACGCTCTAGCCAAGACTCATTGCACACAAGATCATTAAGCTCTGAAGAGTCAACAGTAGTCCCAAGAGTTCAGGCTTCTACCTTATCAAGTAGTAGTGgagctgtgactccagatgttCCAGGACTTCAGACATCTGAAGCTTCTCAGGGATTTAGTTTTCTTAGACGAAGGTGGGGTTTATCAGGAGTTTCACAAAATCATAACTCTGATTCAGATGGGGAAAGTTACAGACCAGACTCTGAAAGCAGGAGCACAGGATCCTGGTTGTCATCATCTTTGAGGAACAGATGTACGCCTCTCTTTTccagaagaagaagagaaggaagagatgaGTCTGCAAGGATCTCTACCTCCGATACAGCTGCTAGGTCACAACATGTCTTCAGAAGAAGAGAGCCAGGTGAGGAGACCTCTCTTGAAGCATCAGATAGCTCTCCTCGGGCTTCTGTTAGCAGATCACCAACGCCTGCAGTATCTGGTGTTCCTACAGCTACTGCCTCCCCACCGGACTCGGCCCACAGCAGGAGAAGTTCTGGAATTCTGCCTGGTTCTCTCTTTCGCTTTGCAGTGCCTCCAGCATTAGGAAGCAGTCTGTCTGACAATCTTATGATAACTGTAGATATTATTCCCTCTGGCTGGAATCAGTCTGATGGACAAGAAAGTGGCAAGTCTAGAGTACCACCTTCAAGAGATCCAGAAAGGCTCCAGAAAATTAAAGAGAG CCTGCTTTTAGAAGATTCTGAAGATGAAGAAGGTGACCTATGCAGAATCTGTCAGATGTCCTCTGCAAGTTCTGACAACCTTTTAATAGAGCCATGCAAATGCACTGGAAGTCTGCAGTATGTTCACCAGGAGTGCATGAAGAAGTGGCTGCAGTCAAAGATTAATTCAG GTTCTTCTTTGGAAGCAGTAACAACGTGTGAGCTGTGCAAGGAGAAGCTGCACCTGAATCTGGAAGACTTTGACATTCATGAGCTCTATAGGGCACATGCTAATGAACAA GCAGACTATGAACTCATCAGCTCCGGTCTCTACCTTGTAGTGTTGTTACACTTGTGTGAGCAGCGCTTTTCTGATATGCTGGGAACTGCCAGTGAGGCCAGCACACGTGTCAGA TTTCTGAGGATGATTCTGAAGACTGATGCCGGCAGAACTTTGATACTGCAAGAGACAAGTGGAATtgctgcagaaatgctgaactGGCAAGAACAACATCAAAAtacgtttgttttttttcctctccttagTAAAAAGTGCATTGATATTACTGTAGTATCTGAAGCGTTGTTGAATTCAAAATCAACTGCTGCACAGCGGAACTCAGCGGACTTGAGAACTACTCAGCTTGTGTGA
- the MARCHF7 gene encoding E3 ubiquitin-protein ligase MARCHF7 isoform X10, with product MLGSLGTELVRERRELERRTDLSVNNLVDHSYRNSDFSSSTYLQDRPASSYAEGARPKESSLSTLRLNASMNRQLPSDHQPSFFNRDSNMSSSRSSYSSRQRRNEFESPQRTMQPAFSLTAIRDETPSSSGSERVLSSRRPLNEPAADSEGRRTTRQLLSRLASTMSSTFFSRRSSQDSLHTRSLSSEESTVVPRVQASTLSSSSGAVTPDVPGLQTSEASQGFSFLRRRWGLSGVSQNHNSDSDGESYRPDSESRSTGSWLSSSLRNRCTPLFSRRRREGRDESARISTSDTAARSQHVFRRREPGEETSLEASDSSPRASVSRSPTPAVSGVPTATASPPDSAHSRRSSGILPGSLFRFAVPPALGSSLSDNLMITVDIIPSGWNQSDGQESGKSRVPPSRDPERLQKIKESLLLEDSEDEEGDLCRICQMSSASSDNLLIEPCKCTGSLQYVHQECMKKWLQSKINSGSSLEAVTTCELCKEKLHLNLEDFDIHELYRAHANEQADYELISSGLYLVVLLHLCEQRFSDMLGTASEASTRVRFLRMILKTDAGRTLILQETSGIAAEMLNWQEQHQNTFVFFPLLSKKCIDITVVSEALLNSKSTAAQRNSADLRTTQLV from the exons ATGCTTGGCTCCCTTGGAACTGAGCTGGTGAGAGAGCGAAgagagttagaaagaagaacagaTCTGTCTGTTAATAACCTGGTGGATCACAGCTACAGAAACAGTGACTTTTCATCTTCAACGT ATCTTCAAGACAGACCTGCCTCTTCGTATGCGGAGGGAGCAAGACCAAAAGAGAGCTCATTAAGCACTTTGAGGCTGAATGCATCCATGAACCGCCAGTTGCCTTCTGATCATCAGCCATCCTTTTTCAACAGAGACTCTAACATGAGCTCTTCAAGATCCAGCTATTCTTCAAGACAAAGGAGAAATGAATTTGAATCTCCCCAGAGGACCATGCAGCCAGCATTTTCTCTTACTGCCATTAGAGACGAAACTCCTTCCTCCAGTGGTTCTGAAAGGGTTTTATCTTCTCGGAGGCCATTGAACGAGCCTGCAGCCGACAGCGAAGGGAGGCGCACAACCAGACAGCTGCTGTCTCGTTTAGCATCTACTATGTCATCCACATTTTTCTCTCGACGCTCTAGCCAAGACTCATTGCACACAAGATCATTAAGCTCTGAAGAGTCAACAGTAGTCCCAAGAGTTCAGGCTTCTACCTTATCAAGTAGTAGTGgagctgtgactccagatgttCCAGGACTTCAGACATCTGAAGCTTCTCAGGGATTTAGTTTTCTTAGACGAAGGTGGGGTTTATCAGGAGTTTCACAAAATCATAACTCTGATTCAGATGGGGAAAGTTACAGACCAGACTCTGAAAGCAGGAGCACAGGATCCTGGTTGTCATCATCTTTGAGGAACAGATGTACGCCTCTCTTTTccagaagaagaagagaaggaagagatgaGTCTGCAAGGATCTCTACCTCCGATACAGCTGCTAGGTCACAACATGTCTTCAGAAGAAGAGAGCCAGGTGAGGAGACCTCTCTTGAAGCATCAGATAGCTCTCCTCGGGCTTCTGTTAGCAGATCACCAACGCCTGCAGTATCTGGTGTTCCTACAGCTACTGCCTCCCCACCGGACTCGGCCCACAGCAGGAGAAGTTCTGGAATTCTGCCTGGTTCTCTCTTTCGCTTTGCAGTGCCTCCAGCATTAGGAAGCAGTCTGTCTGACAATCTTATGATAACTGTAGATATTATTCCCTCTGGCTGGAATCAGTCTGATGGACAAGAAAGTGGCAAGTCTAGAGTACCACCTTCAAGAGATCCAGAAAGGCTCCAGAAAATTAAAGAGAG CCTGCTTTTAGAAGATTCTGAAGATGAAGAAGGTGACCTATGCAGAATCTGTCAGATGTCCTCTGCAAGTTCTGACAACCTTTTAATAGAGCCATGCAAATGCACTGGAAGTCTGCAGTATGTTCACCAGGAGTGCATGAAGAAGTGGCTGCAGTCAAAGATTAATTCAG GTTCTTCTTTGGAAGCAGTAACAACGTGTGAGCTGTGCAAGGAGAAGCTGCACCTGAATCTGGAAGACTTTGACATTCATGAGCTCTATAGGGCACATGCTAATGAACAA GCAGACTATGAACTCATCAGCTCCGGTCTCTACCTTGTAGTGTTGTTACACTTGTGTGAGCAGCGCTTTTCTGATATGCTGGGAACTGCCAGTGAGGCCAGCACACGTGTCAGA TTTCTGAGGATGATTCTGAAGACTGATGCCGGCAGAACTTTGATACTGCAAGAGACAAGTGGAATtgctgcagaaatgctgaactGGCAAGAACAACATCAAAAtacgtttgttttttttcctctccttagTAAAAAGTGCATTGATATTACTGTAGTATCTGAAGCGTTGTTGAATTCAAAATCAACTGCTGCACAGCGGAACTCAGCGGACTTGAGAACTACTCAGCTTGTGTGA
- the MARCHF7 gene encoding E3 ubiquitin-protein ligase MARCHF7 isoform X1 codes for MQRMESKPSRIPRRISVPASSSPLGSRALTGNSLAGAYSARESSRRLESGYQIRQDAYDKHVVLQESGVLNSSSRDWGIGEGDTHETPWKLTTSSPTRYSGTLDHPHAGRFLGSRSRLSTSSSSHFTSLCYGESERTQGAYSRLHSQQRDSDSKRPKLSCTSTSSVRNNGLTAFSDSSWRYSRIPRSSSVMLGSLGTELVRERRELERRTDLSVNNLVDHSYRNSDFSSSTYLQDRPASSYAEGARPKESSLSTLRLNASMNRQLPSDHQPSFFNRDSNMSSSRSSYSSRQRRNEFESPQRTMQPAFSLTAIRDETPSSSGSERVLSSRRPLNEPAADSEGRRTTRQLLSRLASTMSSTFFSRRSSQDSLHTRSLSSEESTVVPRVQASTLSSSSGAVTPDVPGLQTSEASQGFSFLRRRWGLSGVSQNHNSDSDGESYRPDSESRSTGSWLSSSLRNRCTPLFSRRRREGRDESARISTSDTAARSQHVFRRREPGEETSLEASDSSPRASVSRSPTPAVSGVPTATASPPDSAHSRRSSGILPGSLFRFAVPPALGSSLSDNLMITVDIIPSGWNQSDGQESGKSRVPPSRDPERLQKIKESLLLEDSEDEEGDLCRICQMSSASSDNLLIEPCKCTGSLQYVHQECMKKWLQSKINSGSSLEAVTTCELCKEKLHLNLEDFDIHELYRAHANEQADYELISSGLYLVVLLHLCEQRFSDMLGTASEASTRVRFLRMILKTDAGRTLILQETSGIAAEMLNWQEQHQNTFVFFPLLSKKCIDITVVSEALLNSKSTAAQRNSADLRTTQLV; via the exons ATGCAAAGAATGGAGTCAAAACCCTCAAGAATTCCTCGAAGGATATCTGTTCCGGCCTCCAGCTCTCCACTAGGATCTAGAGCATTGACTGGAAACAGTTTAGCTGGTGCATATAGTGCAAGAGAATCTTCACGGAGATTAGAATCTGGATACCAG atCAGACAAGATGCATATGATAAGCATGTTGTTCTTCAGGAGTCCGGTGTGTTGAATAGTTCCAGTAGAGACTGGGGAATTGGAGAAGGAGACACCCACGAAACTCCTTGGAAGCTTACAACGTCCTCTCCAACTCGCTACTCAGGGACACTTGATCATCCACATGCTGGAAGATTTTTGGGAAGCAGAAGCAGACTG tCTACGTCGTCTTCCTCTCATTTTACATCTCTGTGTTATGGTGAGTCTGAGAGAACTCAGGGAGCATACTCAAGACTGCACAGCCAGCAGCGAGATAGCGATTCAAAGAGACCGAAGCTGTCTTGTACATCTACCTCTTCCGTGAGAAATAATGGCTTGACTGCCTTTTCAG atTCCTCTTGGAGGTACAGTAGGATTCCTAGATCTTCTTCAGTGATGCTTGGCTCCCTTGGAACTGAGCTGGTGAGAGAGCGAAgagagttagaaagaagaacagaTCTGTCTGTTAATAACCTGGTGGATCACAGCTACAGAAACAGTGACTTTTCATCTTCAACGT ATCTTCAAGACAGACCTGCCTCTTCGTATGCGGAGGGAGCAAGACCAAAAGAGAGCTCATTAAGCACTTTGAGGCTGAATGCATCCATGAACCGCCAGTTGCCTTCTGATCATCAGCCATCCTTTTTCAACAGAGACTCTAACATGAGCTCTTCAAGATCCAGCTATTCTTCAAGACAAAGGAGAAATGAATTTGAATCTCCCCAGAGGACCATGCAGCCAGCATTTTCTCTTACTGCCATTAGAGACGAAACTCCTTCCTCCAGTGGTTCTGAAAGGGTTTTATCTTCTCGGAGGCCATTGAACGAGCCTGCAGCCGACAGCGAAGGGAGGCGCACAACCAGACAGCTGCTGTCTCGTTTAGCATCTACTATGTCATCCACATTTTTCTCTCGACGCTCTAGCCAAGACTCATTGCACACAAGATCATTAAGCTCTGAAGAGTCAACAGTAGTCCCAAGAGTTCAGGCTTCTACCTTATCAAGTAGTAGTGgagctgtgactccagatgttCCAGGACTTCAGACATCTGAAGCTTCTCAGGGATTTAGTTTTCTTAGACGAAGGTGGGGTTTATCAGGAGTTTCACAAAATCATAACTCTGATTCAGATGGGGAAAGTTACAGACCAGACTCTGAAAGCAGGAGCACAGGATCCTGGTTGTCATCATCTTTGAGGAACAGATGTACGCCTCTCTTTTccagaagaagaagagaaggaagagatgaGTCTGCAAGGATCTCTACCTCCGATACAGCTGCTAGGTCACAACATGTCTTCAGAAGAAGAGAGCCAGGTGAGGAGACCTCTCTTGAAGCATCAGATAGCTCTCCTCGGGCTTCTGTTAGCAGATCACCAACGCCTGCAGTATCTGGTGTTCCTACAGCTACTGCCTCCCCACCGGACTCGGCCCACAGCAGGAGAAGTTCTGGAATTCTGCCTGGTTCTCTCTTTCGCTTTGCAGTGCCTCCAGCATTAGGAAGCAGTCTGTCTGACAATCTTATGATAACTGTAGATATTATTCCCTCTGGCTGGAATCAGTCTGATGGACAAGAAAGTGGCAAGTCTAGAGTACCACCTTCAAGAGATCCAGAAAGGCTCCAGAAAATTAAAGAGAG CCTGCTTTTAGAAGATTCTGAAGATGAAGAAGGTGACCTATGCAGAATCTGTCAGATGTCCTCTGCAAGTTCTGACAACCTTTTAATAGAGCCATGCAAATGCACTGGAAGTCTGCAGTATGTTCACCAGGAGTGCATGAAGAAGTGGCTGCAGTCAAAGATTAATTCAG GTTCTTCTTTGGAAGCAGTAACAACGTGTGAGCTGTGCAAGGAGAAGCTGCACCTGAATCTGGAAGACTTTGACATTCATGAGCTCTATAGGGCACATGCTAATGAACAA GCAGACTATGAACTCATCAGCTCCGGTCTCTACCTTGTAGTGTTGTTACACTTGTGTGAGCAGCGCTTTTCTGATATGCTGGGAACTGCCAGTGAGGCCAGCACACGTGTCAGA TTTCTGAGGATGATTCTGAAGACTGATGCCGGCAGAACTTTGATACTGCAAGAGACAAGTGGAATtgctgcagaaatgctgaactGGCAAGAACAACATCAAAAtacgtttgttttttttcctctccttagTAAAAAGTGCATTGATATTACTGTAGTATCTGAAGCGTTGTTGAATTCAAAATCAACTGCTGCACAGCGGAACTCAGCGGACTTGAGAACTACTCAGCTTGTGTGA